The Sagittula sp. P11 genome window below encodes:
- a CDS encoding flagellar hook-basal body complex protein: protein METAGYIALSRQSSLLREMQVIANNIANANTTGFRQEGMIFSEYLSEGDRLDSVSMAAGRIHKTSFAQGELEPTGSAYDLAIEGEGFFLVGTPNGERLTRAGAFSPSAEGLLVTPDGNPVLDGGGAPIFVPPDATDLAIAQDGTLSTGGRPIGQIGVVRPVDELAMVREGSQLFEATAGFEPVDDPRVMQGFTEASNVDTVLQLARMVEVQRAYELGQSFSEREDERIRDAIKAFMK from the coding sequence ATGGAAACCGCCGGTTACATCGCGCTGAGCCGCCAATCGAGCCTGCTACGTGAAATGCAGGTCATCGCCAACAACATCGCAAACGCGAACACCACGGGCTTCCGGCAGGAGGGGATGATCTTCTCCGAGTACCTGTCGGAAGGCGACCGGCTGGATTCGGTGTCGATGGCGGCGGGGCGGATCCACAAGACGTCCTTCGCGCAGGGGGAGCTGGAACCCACGGGCAGCGCCTACGATCTGGCCATCGAGGGGGAGGGGTTTTTCCTCGTCGGGACGCCCAACGGCGAACGCCTGACCCGGGCCGGGGCCTTTTCGCCCAGCGCCGAAGGTCTGCTGGTCACACCGGACGGAAACCCCGTTCTGGACGGCGGCGGCGCGCCGATCTTCGTACCGCCCGACGCCACCGATCTTGCCATCGCGCAGGACGGCACGCTCAGCACGGGCGGCCGGCCCATTGGCCAGATCGGCGTGGTCCGCCCCGTCGACGAACTGGCCATGGTCCGCGAAGGATCGCAACTGTTCGAAGCCACCGCCGGGTTCGAGCCGGTGGACGACCCGCGCGTCATGCAGGGGTTCACCGAGGCCTCGAACGTGGACACGGTCCTGCAACTGGCCCGCATGGTCGAGGTGCAACGCGCCTACGAGCTGGGCCAGAGCTTTTCCGAACGCGAAGACGAACGCATCAGAGATGCCATCAAGGCATTC
- a CDS encoding flagellar biosynthetic protein FliQ encodes MLNETVFFDTLRMGLWVAAVTSVPILAAALVAGVGIGLLQALTSIQEMTLTFVPKLLAIVAVFWMSMSFMTNTLVGFFQERILPIIAGG; translated from the coding sequence GTGCTGAACGAAACCGTCTTCTTCGACACCCTGCGCATGGGCCTGTGGGTCGCTGCCGTCACCTCGGTGCCGATCCTCGCCGCCGCGCTGGTTGCCGGTGTCGGAATCGGGCTTCTGCAGGCACTGACCTCCATCCAGGAAATGACACTGACCTTCGTGCCCAAGCTGCTCGCCATCGTGGCGGTGTTCTGGATGTCCATGAGCTTCATGACGAACACGCTCGTGGGGTTCTTCCAGGAACGCATCTTACCGATCATCGCAGGAGGGTGA
- the fliE gene encoding flagellar hook-basal body complex protein FliE: MDVRSLYAAQKYAASRPAMEPDPAEPSKMEADFARVTEDFVRQLRSAEEASQEAMTGDADPHALVEALAQSELAVETVVAVRDKVVEAYQEILRMPV; this comes from the coding sequence ATGGACGTCCGTTCGCTCTATGCAGCACAGAAATACGCCGCTTCGCGCCCCGCGATGGAGCCCGATCCCGCAGAGCCCAGCAAAATGGAGGCCGACTTTGCCCGCGTGACGGAGGACTTCGTCCGGCAGCTCAGATCGGCAGAGGAAGCCTCTCAGGAAGCGATGACAGGCGATGCCGACCCGCACGCCCTGGTCGAGGCGCTCGCCCAGTCGGAGCTTGCCGTCGAAACCGTGGTGGCCGTCCGCGACAAGGTGGTCGAGGCCTACCAGGAAATCCTTCGGATGCCGGTCTGA
- the flgC gene encoding flagellar basal body rod protein FlgC, protein MSAFSDALSVTSGGLMSQAARLRVVSENIANVDTPGYHRKLLSFDVTKDDSSLSRVEPGDVDLSRVPLDEVYDPSHPLADETGRYLGSNVDLMIELADAREAQRSYEANLKMFDQTRQMSSALLDLLRR, encoded by the coding sequence ATGAGCGCTTTTTCAGATGCCCTGTCCGTCACCTCCGGCGGTCTGATGTCACAGGCCGCACGGCTGCGCGTCGTGTCGGAGAACATCGCGAACGTCGACACGCCCGGCTACCACCGGAAGCTGCTGAGCTTCGACGTGACGAAGGACGACTCCTCGCTGTCGCGGGTGGAGCCCGGAGACGTGGACCTGTCGCGCGTTCCCCTCGACGAGGTCTACGATCCCTCGCATCCGCTCGCCGACGAGACCGGCAGGTACCTCGGATCGAACGTCGACCTGATGATCGAGCTGGCCGACGCGCGCGAAGCCCAGCGGTCCTACGAGGCCAACCTCAAGATGTTCGACCAGACCCGCCAGATGTCGAGTGCACTTCTCGACCTGCTGCGCCGCTAA
- a CDS encoding FlgB family protein: MFQNLDVFRTAMAMARHAGVQQAYSAQNMANADTPGYRGKAVAEFNASVRQGFSGQRATRDRHLNGSTSREPDITERDSPADPNGNTVSVEEEMMFAVNAKRQHDRALAIYRSNLNILRSSLGRR; this comes from the coding sequence ATGTTCCAAAATCTGGACGTCTTCAGAACGGCGATGGCGATGGCACGGCATGCGGGCGTGCAGCAGGCGTACTCCGCCCAGAATATGGCAAATGCGGATACGCCCGGTTACCGCGGCAAGGCCGTCGCGGAATTCAATGCGAGTGTGCGCCAGGGCTTCTCGGGTCAGCGCGCCACACGCGACCGGCACCTGAACGGCAGTACCTCGCGTGAACCGGATATCACCGAACGCGACTCGCCCGCCGATCCGAATGGCAACACCGTCTCCGTCGAAGAGGAGATGATGTTCGCCGTGAACGCCAAGCGTCAGCACGACCGGGCCCTCGCGATCTATCGCAGCAACCTGAACATCCTGCGGTCCAGCCTTGGACGCAGATAA
- a CDS encoding FliI/YscN family ATPase encodes MDEEISGLRARIAQMQPVRDVGRVQAVDGTTIWVSGLSEVASIGDRLRLYHGAQTLGGEVLRIRNDLVAMLPDEVAEGVSKGDRVAVLGPPTLAPCNSWIGRVVDAYGRPLDGAPLGPGQKRRPFRASPPPAAARRRLGPRLSTGLSVFDTLLPIAQGQRMGLFAGSGVGKSRLLAQLAQGMQADVVVLALVGERGREVLDFVTKVLGPEGMKRSIVVAATSDRSPLERRRCPLAAMTIAEHFRDQGKHVLYMADSITRFAEAHREVAIASGELPALRGHPPSVAHQIMRLAERAGCGVEGSGDITAVLSVLVAGSDMEEPIADILRGVLDGHVVLDRQIAERGRFPAIDLLRSVSRSLPEAANELENVLIQDVRQLLGSYARSETMIRAGLYREGEDPILDHAVRAWSDLDDFLSEPSPAGPERAFQRLELILRRSQSAKPRRPAPQRGRPGLQAR; translated from the coding sequence ATGGATGAAGAGATCAGCGGCCTGCGCGCCAGGATCGCGCAGATGCAACCCGTGCGCGACGTGGGCAGGGTCCAGGCGGTCGACGGCACGACGATCTGGGTCAGCGGCCTGTCAGAAGTGGCGAGCATCGGCGACCGGCTGCGCCTGTATCACGGTGCCCAAACACTTGGCGGAGAGGTCCTGCGCATCCGGAACGACCTTGTCGCCATGCTGCCGGACGAGGTCGCCGAAGGCGTGTCCAAGGGCGACCGGGTGGCGGTGCTGGGGCCGCCGACCCTTGCGCCCTGCAACAGCTGGATCGGGCGGGTCGTGGACGCCTACGGTCGCCCCCTAGACGGCGCGCCGCTGGGTCCCGGGCAAAAGCGACGACCCTTCCGGGCAAGCCCGCCGCCCGCCGCCGCGCGTCGCCGCCTTGGCCCGCGCCTGTCCACCGGCCTGTCGGTCTTCGACACGCTCTTGCCCATCGCGCAGGGCCAGAGGATGGGTCTTTTTGCGGGATCGGGCGTCGGGAAGTCACGCCTTCTCGCGCAGCTCGCTCAGGGCATGCAGGCGGACGTGGTCGTCCTTGCGCTTGTCGGTGAACGAGGCCGTGAGGTTCTCGATTTCGTCACCAAGGTGCTCGGCCCGGAAGGGATGAAGCGCAGTATCGTCGTCGCCGCGACGTCCGACCGTTCGCCGTTGGAACGGCGCCGTTGCCCGCTGGCCGCCATGACGATTGCTGAGCATTTTCGCGATCAGGGCAAGCACGTGCTCTACATGGCCGATTCGATCACGCGCTTCGCCGAGGCGCATCGCGAGGTGGCCATAGCCTCCGGCGAATTGCCGGCGCTGCGGGGCCACCCCCCGTCGGTCGCACACCAGATCATGCGACTGGCCGAAAGGGCTGGATGCGGTGTCGAGGGTTCGGGGGACATCACCGCCGTCCTCAGCGTGCTTGTCGCCGGATCGGACATGGAAGAGCCGATCGCCGATATCCTGCGGGGCGTTCTCGATGGGCATGTTGTGCTGGATCGCCAGATCGCCGAACGTGGCCGCTTCCCCGCCATTGACCTTTTGCGCTCCGTCTCGCGAAGTCTGCCCGAAGCGGCGAACGAACTTGAAAACGTGCTGATCCAGGATGTCCGGCAACTTCTGGGATCATACGCCCGGTCGGAAACCATGATCCGTGCCGGGCTGTATCGCGAGGGGGAGGATCCGATCCTCGATCATGCGGTCCGGGCGTGGTCGGACCTCGACGATTTCCTGTCGGAGCCATCGCCAGCAGGACCGGAACGTGCCTTTCAACGGCTGGAGTTGATCCTGCGCCGGTCCCAGTCCGCCAAGCCGCGGCGACCTGCACCGCAACGAGGCCGCCCGGGTCTGCAAGCCCGTTAG
- a CDS encoding DUF1217 domain-containing protein codes for MIGWQVLQTTMSKQRTAFNASADLARDTDYFKEKIGTIESGNDLVKDRRLLSVALAAFGLSDQVDSTYLIKRVLNEGAEDDGALANKLKDGRYIALARAFSFEETTSFPFQEGGFADDILASYDERIRGDLADLLEQPEYATNPLAAATLESTVLDGLETTKNYFRESIGSVTSVDDLMKDNDLLKVALTAFGVEDRTNSRALLKRVFEEGASDPGDLANVLGDRGLIAMTKAFGFDAEPTTAIRTNGFADKIIDNYQWQMFEDAVNEVNPTIGIALSFQRGAPALAGLDSSENTKWFNVLGDSTMREVFQTALGLPGSFSQIDIDKQVEMLKEKAASRFGITQFKDLEDETIRNKVIYSYLLQSDVASNTGFGSQQIALTLLSSIQNQRT; via the coding sequence TTGATCGGATGGCAGGTTCTTCAGACCACGATGTCCAAGCAGAGGACGGCGTTCAACGCCAGTGCGGACCTCGCCCGGGATACCGACTACTTCAAGGAGAAGATTGGCACCATCGAGTCGGGCAACGATCTCGTCAAGGACCGGCGGCTCTTGAGTGTCGCGCTGGCCGCCTTCGGACTGAGTGACCAGGTCGACAGCACGTACCTCATCAAGCGTGTCCTGAACGAGGGCGCGGAAGATGACGGCGCCTTGGCCAACAAGCTGAAGGATGGCCGCTACATCGCCCTCGCCCGCGCGTTCAGCTTCGAGGAAACCACCAGTTTTCCTTTCCAGGAAGGCGGGTTCGCGGACGACATTCTGGCCTCTTACGACGAGCGCATTCGGGGCGATCTCGCCGACCTGCTGGAACAGCCGGAATACGCGACCAATCCCCTTGCCGCCGCGACGCTTGAATCCACAGTGCTGGACGGACTCGAGACGACCAAAAACTATTTCAGGGAATCCATCGGATCGGTGACCAGTGTGGACGACCTGATGAAGGACAACGATCTTTTGAAGGTCGCGCTCACCGCATTCGGTGTAGAGGATCGCACCAACAGCAGGGCCCTTCTGAAGCGTGTTTTCGAAGAGGGTGCAAGCGATCCCGGAGACCTGGCAAACGTCCTTGGGGACAGGGGTCTGATCGCGATGACCAAGGCGTTCGGCTTCGACGCCGAGCCGACGACAGCAATCAGGACCAACGGGTTTGCGGACAAGATCATCGACAACTATCAGTGGCAGATGTTCGAGGATGCTGTGAACGAGGTGAACCCGACCATCGGCATCGCTCTCAGTTTCCAGCGTGGGGCACCGGCGCTGGCGGGCCTCGACAGCTCCGAAAACACAAAGTGGTTCAACGTCTTGGGTGATTCCACCATGCGGGAGGTGTTCCAGACCGCCTTGGGCCTTCCCGGCAGTTTCAGCCAGATCGACATCGACAAGCAGGTTGAGATGCTGAAGGAAAAGGCCGCCAGCCGCTTCGGGATAACGCAATTCAAGGATCTCGAAGACGAGACCATCCGCAACAAGGTGATCTACAGCTACCTGCTTCAATCGGATGTGGCGTCCAATACGGGCTTCGGATCGCAGCAGATTGCGCTGACGCTATTGTCTTCGATCCAGAACCAGCGCACGTGA
- the flbT gene encoding flagellar biosynthesis repressor FlbT: MSGLVLKLGPRERVLINGAVIENGDKRSRLSIVTPNANVLRLRDAIHPDEARTPVRRLCYTAQLILTGDAHPEDARSQLLPRIEELSHILVDPDSRRLLTQATDALLGDQFYQCLKALRALIPREDRLLATGAK, encoded by the coding sequence ATGAGCGGACTGGTGCTAAAGCTGGGTCCCAGGGAACGAGTCCTGATCAACGGTGCCGTGATCGAAAACGGTGACAAGCGAAGCAGGTTGTCCATCGTCACACCGAACGCCAACGTTCTGCGCCTCAGGGATGCGATCCATCCGGATGAAGCGCGGACACCGGTGCGGCGACTGTGCTACACGGCGCAGCTGATCCTGACCGGCGATGCGCACCCGGAAGACGCGCGTTCGCAGCTTCTGCCAAGGATCGAGGAGTTGAGCCATATTCTGGTCGATCCGGACAGCCGGAGGCTGCTGACACAGGCGACGGATGCACTGCTGGGCGACCAGTTCTACCAATGCCTCAAGGCGTTGAGAGCCTTGATCCCGCGCGAAGACCGGCTTTTGGCAACAGGTGCGAAGTAA
- the flaF gene encoding flagellar biosynthesis regulator FlaF, with translation MNVQTQALRAYAQNARTTQTPRGTEYELIARVTHRIKAAAEAGPMAYPKLVEALSDNQRLWTTLAIDVADDGNALPQDLRARIFYLAEFVQQQTSKVLTRKGRITPLLEINAAILKGLSGRRTSR, from the coding sequence GTGAACGTCCAGACCCAAGCGCTACGTGCCTACGCTCAAAATGCCCGGACAACCCAGACTCCGCGCGGCACCGAATATGAGCTGATCGCACGCGTCACACACCGTATCAAAGCGGCAGCAGAAGCTGGTCCAATGGCATATCCGAAACTTGTCGAAGCGCTCTCCGACAATCAAAGGTTGTGGACTACGCTTGCCATCGATGTTGCCGACGACGGCAACGCCCTGCCGCAGGATCTTCGTGCCAGGATCTTTTATCTTGCCGAATTCGTCCAGCAGCAAACGTCCAAGGTCCTGACGCGAAAGGGCCGGATAACGCCGCTGCTGGAAATCAATGCCGCCATCCTCAAGGGGTTGAGCGGCCGGAGGACAAGCAGATGA
- a CDS encoding flagellin, which yields MSSILTNNGAMVALQTLKTINSRLSQTQEQISTGKRVSSAKDNSAVWAISKVMEADVKGFKGISDSLNLGQSTVSVARQAAETVSELLTDIKGKIVAAQEENVDRDKIQDDISALRDQIAAVVGAAQFNGLNLLSNTSLTAGSGIINILSSLDRSGDGVTASDISVRKQDLGTGSSSIGASLTALTGANNDATGDGDGAAFVMTGNNTTAPAGTTTFGTASTDTVVAGTGFSIAITGTAGNGLAATTDRNDISYVARDGDTMAEVVAGLAAAFNSYAAADLGTDIGTVGAVVQNGNEIVFTGHQVTGDNFSYTLNQYNTDASTVIGGKLEALGDIDVTTQTGADTALADIEGLIQIAIDSASAFGSAQGRIETQTDFISGLTDALKSGIGTLIDADMEEASARLQALQVQQQLGVQALSIANQAPQSLLSLFQ from the coding sequence ATGTCTAGCATCCTGACGAACAATGGCGCGATGGTCGCGCTGCAGACCCTGAAGACGATCAATTCCAGACTGTCCCAGACCCAGGAACAGATCTCTACGGGCAAGCGTGTATCCAGCGCAAAGGACAACTCGGCGGTCTGGGCGATTTCCAAGGTGATGGAAGCCGACGTCAAAGGCTTCAAGGGCATCTCGGACAGCCTGAACCTTGGCCAATCGACCGTCTCCGTTGCGCGCCAAGCGGCCGAAACCGTCTCCGAACTGCTCACCGACATCAAGGGAAAGATCGTCGCTGCGCAGGAAGAGAACGTCGACCGCGACAAGATCCAGGACGATATCAGTGCGTTGCGCGACCAGATCGCAGCGGTCGTCGGTGCAGCCCAGTTCAACGGTCTCAACCTGCTGTCGAACACCAGTCTCACGGCCGGGTCAGGTATCATCAACATCCTTTCGTCGCTCGATCGTTCCGGTGACGGTGTGACCGCGTCCGACATTTCCGTACGCAAGCAGGATCTCGGCACAGGGTCGTCCAGCATCGGCGCGTCCCTGACCGCCCTGACTGGTGCCAACAACGACGCGACAGGGGATGGTGACGGCGCGGCCTTCGTGATGACCGGCAACAACACCACGGCGCCGGCAGGCACGACGACCTTCGGAACGGCCTCGACCGACACGGTGGTAGCAGGCACCGGTTTCTCCATCGCGATCACCGGCACGGCGGGCAACGGCCTGGCCGCAACGACAGATCGCAACGACATTTCCTACGTCGCCCGCGATGGCGACACGATGGCGGAAGTCGTTGCCGGTCTTGCCGCGGCGTTCAACAGCTATGCAGCGGCCGACCTTGGCACCGACATCGGAACCGTCGGGGCTGTTGTCCAGAACGGCAACGAGATCGTGTTCACTGGTCACCAAGTGACCGGCGACAACTTCTCGTACACGCTCAACCAGTACAACACCGATGCCTCCACGGTCATCGGCGGCAAGCTCGAAGCGCTGGGTGATATCGACGTCACGACACAGACCGGCGCAGACACAGCCCTGGCGGACATCGAGGGGTTGATCCAGATCGCAATCGACTCGGCCTCTGCCTTCGGTTCTGCGCAGGGCCGTATCGAAACGCAGACGGACTTCATCTCCGGTCTGACCGATGCGCTCAAGTCCGGTATCGGCACACTGATCGACGCGGACATGGAAGAAGCCTCGGCGCGTCTGCAGGCGCTTCAGGTCCAGCAACAGCTGGGCGTACAGGCGCTGTCGATCGCGAACCAGGCGCCGCAGTCGCTGCTGTCGCTGTTCCAGTAA
- a CDS encoding rod-binding protein gives MELTPDLPLAARSNERKLRDAALELEANFLAEMLKAAGVGETPEAFGGGAGEDQFSSMLRLEQARQMAANGGVGLTEMIFEALKERAHG, from the coding sequence ATGGAGCTGACACCGGATCTGCCTCTTGCTGCCCGAAGCAATGAGCGAAAATTGCGGGACGCGGCGCTCGAGTTGGAAGCGAACTTCCTCGCTGAAATGTTGAAGGCGGCTGGCGTGGGCGAAACCCCGGAAGCGTTCGGTGGCGGCGCCGGGGAGGACCAGTTCTCGTCCATGCTGCGTCTCGAACAGGCGCGCCAGATGGCAGCAAACGGAGGCGTAGGACTCACGGAAATGATCTTCGAGGCACTGAAGGAGAGAGCCCATGGATGA
- a CDS encoding flagellar hook-length control protein FliK: MFIQPTNPISLAGAAGSKGQSQNRNSGEDFDQIFESGSQARPDGMNSEKRSAAKDGDGARLVRSAAQEADVQEADAVETDSVDIENSDEKSTSFEESAIFDPDTSSELQIGESLEDAGFGHPRTRRESENQRSVGHSLEGLHVPSNVLIRPEPALKRSPSSLSPDNIDLEKYSCPKSRDQASPASVLPVESQNGEFGKDRVARSDQLQYTKNGLELNSNRFNAEPQSMNLEASDSDNNKGVSRFANRVIESDIESSPASLRFTRADSGPDRNTGNVVGVNHGQRSIAIGASLSGGSHVQSSKNQLEKDLGLLENFAAQGLSAVAESKESTIRSRFDEPRTGAASQVISFSEISQKKLTAGGAPETLISEGTNRSKKNSDGTKPYSVATTELSPHNDGDAAVRDRSSLRFDISKKETTLSGDASKEAVFPGDLLRTSGRAQQSRHGIEKVDKTDLTAKTLQLSGVAETSKDVPKAISNQNNEIASPQIVGPEPKRGMLRHTSGTFLGSDQRHQEPTWGVKNSEANPPGANCEPNIVAGRVGSEGMSTAVTQPQDRAREMTPLASELSATQHRDAADPSPVAMYATRDEVSVAQHSVSSESVIVRQILKNNERENVANRETSDAGTDNKTVVSGAALATTTQPTDPSTTARWPDPAGTTIAVALQAFEDVTEEDVGGTDLPVSGASSSGASQANQAGGTQYQPLNRTDPSAVIRQVSEAFARLSDQTVELRLSPEELGRVRMYMHSGEHGLVVNIQADRTETLDLMRRHVDELARNLADAGYENAGFTFGEERRQRETSLGDALDLVPAVDDDLAPLPGIETDGADGLDIRM; the protein is encoded by the coding sequence ATGTTTATTCAACCGACAAACCCGATTAGCCTTGCCGGAGCGGCCGGTTCCAAAGGGCAGAGTCAGAACCGTAACAGCGGTGAGGATTTCGATCAGATCTTTGAAAGTGGGTCTCAGGCGCGTCCGGATGGTATGAACAGCGAGAAACGGTCCGCTGCAAAGGATGGAGATGGTGCACGCCTTGTGAGATCAGCCGCACAGGAGGCCGATGTACAAGAAGCTGATGCTGTCGAAACTGATTCCGTTGACATTGAAAATTCTGATGAAAAATCGACGAGCTTTGAAGAAAGCGCCATTTTCGATCCTGATACTTCGTCAGAGCTTCAGATAGGCGAGTCTTTGGAAGATGCCGGCTTCGGACACCCGAGGACTCGAAGAGAATCAGAAAACCAAAGATCAGTTGGACATTCTCTAGAGGGACTACACGTCCCAAGTAATGTACTCATTCGCCCTGAACCAGCCTTAAAAAGGTCGCCGAGCAGCTTGTCCCCGGATAATATTGATTTAGAAAAATACTCATGCCCCAAAAGCCGAGATCAGGCATCTCCCGCCTCAGTACTTCCTGTAGAAAGTCAAAATGGAGAATTCGGAAAGGATAGAGTCGCGCGTTCGGATCAGCTCCAATACACCAAGAATGGCCTTGAATTAAACTCTAACCGTTTCAATGCAGAGCCTCAAAGCATGAATTTGGAGGCAAGCGACTCCGATAATAACAAGGGTGTCTCAAGGTTTGCAAATAGGGTAATCGAAAGTGATATCGAGAGTAGTCCTGCCTCACTGCGGTTCACCAGAGCGGACAGTGGACCAGATCGAAACACTGGCAATGTTGTTGGTGTTAATCACGGGCAACGCAGCATAGCTATTGGTGCATCACTTTCTGGTGGTTCACACGTTCAGTCGTCAAAGAACCAGTTGGAAAAAGACCTCGGACTTCTAGAGAATTTTGCTGCTCAAGGCCTTTCGGCAGTGGCGGAGAGCAAGGAAAGTACAATTAGATCGAGGTTTGACGAGCCTCGAACTGGGGCCGCAAGCCAGGTAATCTCGTTCTCTGAGATTTCTCAAAAAAAGCTCACAGCGGGAGGGGCTCCGGAGACGTTAATTTCTGAAGGTACAAATAGGAGCAAGAAAAACTCAGATGGAACCAAGCCTTATTCCGTCGCGACAACCGAACTGAGTCCACATAATGACGGCGATGCGGCCGTCCGTGATCGAAGCTCTCTCAGATTTGATATCAGCAAAAAGGAAACGACACTTTCGGGAGACGCTTCAAAGGAAGCGGTTTTTCCTGGGGATCTATTGCGAACCTCAGGCCGCGCCCAACAGTCTCGACACGGTATCGAGAAGGTCGATAAGACGGACCTAACAGCCAAGACCTTGCAGCTTTCCGGTGTTGCCGAAACCTCCAAGGATGTACCGAAAGCCATCAGTAACCAGAATAATGAAATCGCATCACCCCAAATCGTCGGTCCTGAACCAAAGCGTGGAATGTTGCGGCATACCAGCGGCACTTTTCTTGGTTCTGACCAGCGCCATCAGGAACCGACTTGGGGCGTTAAGAACTCGGAAGCCAATCCTCCGGGCGCAAACTGCGAGCCCAATATCGTCGCTGGTCGTGTGGGGTCCGAAGGCATGTCGACTGCGGTAACGCAACCGCAAGACCGTGCGAGAGAAATGACTCCGCTTGCTTCTGAACTGTCTGCCACTCAGCATAGGGACGCTGCCGACCCTTCGCCCGTCGCCATGTACGCAACAAGAGACGAAGTTAGCGTAGCGCAGCATTCAGTTTCGTCAGAATCGGTCATTGTCCGTCAGATATTGAAGAACAATGAGCGTGAGAATGTCGCCAATCGGGAGACAAGCGATGCTGGAACCGACAATAAAACTGTGGTGAGCGGCGCTGCGCTTGCGACCACGACTCAGCCAACCGACCCGTCCACAACTGCGCGATGGCCCGACCCGGCTGGGACCACTATTGCGGTCGCACTGCAGGCCTTTGAGGATGTTACCGAAGAGGATGTCGGCGGCACCGATCTTCCCGTGAGCGGGGCGTCCTCAAGCGGCGCGTCGCAGGCAAACCAAGCCGGTGGAACGCAGTATCAACCGCTTAACAGGACCGACCCCAGTGCTGTGATCCGGCAGGTCTCGGAGGCGTTCGCACGTCTGAGCGACCAGACGGTCGAGCTTCGTTTGTCGCCGGAGGAACTTGGCCGGGTTCGGATGTACATGCATTCCGGCGAGCACGGTCTTGTCGTGAACATCCAGGCGGACCGGACCGAGACGCTGGACCTGATGCGCCGCCATGTAGACGAGCTGGCGCGGAATCTGGCAGACGCCGGCTATGAAAATGCCGGGTTCACCTTTGGCGAGGAACGACGCCAACGCGAAACATCTCTTGGCGATGCGCTCGATTTGGTTCCAGCTGTGGATGACGACCTCGCGCCTCTGCCGGGCATCGAAACCGATGGGGCCGATGGCCTCGACATCAGGATGTGA